The proteins below come from a single Balaenoptera musculus isolate JJ_BM4_2016_0621 chromosome 1, mBalMus1.pri.v3, whole genome shotgun sequence genomic window:
- the LOC118890613 gene encoding elongin-C-like: MDGEEKTYGGCEGPDAMYVKLISSDGHEFIVKREHALTSGTIKAMLSGPGQFAENETNEVNFREILSHVLSKVCMYFTYKVRYTNSSTEIPEFPIAPEIALELLMAANFLDC; the protein is encoded by the coding sequence AtggatggagaagagaaaacctaTGGTGGCTGTGAGGGCCCTGACGCCATGTATGTCAAATTGATATCTTCGGATGGTCATGAATTTATTGTAAAAAGAGAACAtgctctaacatcaggaacaataAAAGCCATGTTGAGTGGCCCAGGTCAATTTGCTGAGAACGAAACGAATGAAGTCAATTTTAGAGAGATCCTTTCACATGTGCTGTCAAAAGTATGCATGTATTTTACCTACAAGGTTCGCTACACTAACAGCTCCACGGAGATTCCTGAATTTCCAATTGCACCTGAAATTGCACTGGAACTGCTGATGGCTGCAAACTTCCTagattgttaa